A DNA window from Salvelinus namaycush isolate Seneca chromosome 30, SaNama_1.0, whole genome shotgun sequence contains the following coding sequences:
- the LOC120024732 gene encoding insulin gene enhancer protein ISL-3: protein MVDIIFNSSFLGDMGDHSKKKSGFAMCVGCGSQIHDQYILRVSPDLEWHAACLKCAECSQYLDETCTCFVRDGKTYCKRDYVRLFGIKCAKCNLGFSSSDLVMRARDNVYHIECFRCSVCSRQLLPGDEFSLRDEELLCRADHSLLMERSSAGSPISPGHIHSNRSLHLAEPVTVRAPHRNHVHKQSEKTTRVRTVLNEKQLHTLRTCYNANPRPDALMKEQLVEMTGLSPRVIRVWFQNKRCKDKKRSILMKQLQQQQHSDKTSLQGLTGTPLVARSPMRHDNTVQGNSVEVQTYQPPWKALSEFALQSDLDQPAFQQLVSFSESGSLGNSSGSDVTSLSSHLPDTPNSMVPSPVET from the exons ATGGTGGATATTATTTTTAACTCTTCTTTCTTGGGTGATATGGGGGATCATTCCAAAA AGAAGTCCGGATTCGCGATGTGTGTAGGCTGTGGAAGTCAGATACATGACCAGTACATACTGAGAGTTTCCCCGGACCTGGAGTGGCATGCAGCCTGCCTGAAGTGTGCAGAGTGCAGCCAGTACCTGGATGAGACATGCACTTGCTTCGTACGGGACGGAAAAACCTATTGCAAAAGAGATTATGTAAG GTTATTTGGAATAAAATGTGCAAAATGTAACCTGGGATTCAGCAGCAGTGATTTGGTGATGCGAGCCCGGGACAACGTGTACCACATCGAGTGTTTCAGATGTTCCGTGTGTAGCAGGCAGCTCTTACCGGGGGATGAGTTCTCTCTCCGGGACGAGGAGCTGCTGTGTCGGGCGGACCACAGTTTACTAATGGAGCGGAGCTCCGCCGGAAGCCCAATCAGCCCCGGACATATCCACTCCAACAGATCACTACACTTAGCAG AGCCGGTGACAGTACGGGCACCACACCGAAACCACGTCCACAAGCAGTCAGAGAAGACAACACGAGTGCGAACCGTTTTGAACGAGAAACAGCTCCACACGTTACGGACCTGCTACAACGCCAATCCGCGGCCAGATGCGCTAATGAAGGAACAACTGGTGGAAATGACCGGCCTCAGCCCAAGGGTTATTCGAGTTTGGTTCCAGAATAAAAGATGCAAAGACAAAAAGAGATCTATTCTAATGAAGCAacttcagcagcagcaacacagTGATAAGACT AGTCTACAGGGGCTCACAGGTACGCCTCTGGTTGCCAGAAGCCCTATGAGGCACGACAACACGGTGCAGGGTAACTCGGTGGAGGTGCAGACCTACCAGCCGCCCTGGAAGGCCCTCAGCGAGTTCGCCCTGCAGAGTGATCTGGACCAGCCGGCCTTTCAACAACTG GTGTCTTTCTCGGAATCGGGTTCATTGGGAAACTCCTCCGGCAGCGACGTGACTTCTCTGTCATCGCACTTACCCGACACCCCGAACAGCATGGTACCCAGTCCCGTGGAGACGTGA
- the LOC120025155 gene encoding electron transfer flavoprotein subunit alpha, mitochondrial-like, translating into MFTAINRRSLGQLPCLAQRFQSTLVIAEHNNNQLTPITLNAITAASKVGGEVTCLVAGTNCAKVADQISKVQGVKKILVAQHDCYKGLLPEELTPLILATQKQFNFTHICAGASAFGKNLLPRVSAKLDVATLSDITEVKSQDTFVRTIYAGNALATVKCNEKVKVFTVRGTSFEPAAVEGGSAATEQVASPSPAGMSEWLEQSLTKSDRPELTSAKVVVSGGRGLKSGENFKLLYDLADKMGAAVGASRAAVDAGYVPNDMQVGQTGKIVAPELYIAVGISGAIQHLAGMKDSKIIVAINKDPEAPIFQVADYGLVEDLFKAVPEMTAALKK; encoded by the exons ATGTTTACAGCAATAAACAGAAGAAGTTTGGGACAATTG CCCTGTCTGGCCCAGAGGTTTCAGAGTACTCTGGTAATAGCAGAGCACAACAACAACCAGCTCACACCCATCACACTGAACGCCATTACTGCTGCCAGCAAGGTGGGAGGAGAGGTCACCTGCTTGGTGGCTGGAACCAACTGTGCCAAG GTTGCAGACCAGATCAGTAAAGTCCAGGGGGTCAAGAAGATTCTAGTGGCTCAACATGACTGCTACAAAGGACTGTTACCAG AGGAATTGACTCCTTTGATTCTTGCTACCCAGAAACAGTTCAACTTCACACACATCTGTGCAGGAGCTTCTGCTTTTGGGAAG AATCTCCTTCCCAGAGTGTCAGCCAAGCTGGATGTTGCAACTCTCTCTGACATCACCGAGGTCAAATCTCAAGACACCTTCGTTAGAACCATTTACGCTG GTAATGCCCTGGCCACAGTGAAGTGCAATGAGAAAGTCAAGGTGTTCACAGTGAGGGGAACTTCCTTTGAACCTGCTGCTGTGGAGGGAGGCAGTGCTGCTACTGAACAGG TTGCCTCACCCTCTCCTGCGGGGATGTCAGAATGGCTTGAGCAGAGCCTGACCAAGAGCGATCGACCAGAGCTCACTAGTGCCAAAGTGGTGGTGTCCGGAG GACGAGGGCTGAAGAGCGGTGAGAACTTCAAACTGCTGTACGACCTCGCTGACAAAATGGGCGCTGCAG TGGGGGCTTCCAGAGCTGCTGTGGATGCTGGCTACGTCCCCAATGACATGCAGGTCGGCCAGACTGGCAAGATTGTAGCACCT GAACTCTACATCGCAGTGGGCATCTCTGGAGCTATTCAGCACCTGGCTGGGATGAAGGACAGCAAG ATAATCGTTGCCATCAACAAAGATCCAGAGGCACCTATTTTCCAGGTAGCTGACTACGGTTTGGTGGAGGATCTCTTCAAG GCTGTTCCTGAGATGACTGCAGCATTGAAGAAATGA